The segment TGGACCATGTTAAACTGATCTAACACACCTGTACAGTCCCGCTCACCTGTGGACACACTGATTGGTTCTAGTTTGTGAATAAAGTGTTGAATgccaaagtgtgtgtttgtgtgtgactgcatcCTGGGTGGGGGCGCTCCAGCCAGCAGGGCTTAATGTGGAAGAGGGTGGATGTTTGGGTGGAACACAGACTGTGGTTCCAAGATGACGTCTctttccaacatggcggcgcctGTAAGTGAGATATTTGGGCTGCACACCGGTGCAGTAGGAGAGGTGGCGCTGTGCcctcatctttatttacagtctgagGCAGAGCCACGCCTCCCGaccacatggacgcgcattacctgttCGCTGAAGACGAGCGCCGGGCGCGTGTAGAGGGTAGCAGCCCGCGTCGCGCGCGGCTCGTGATTTTTCTTCTCTGATggttcacacatgcacagcgcGTTGTCGGTCGCGCGCATCCAGTGCACATACTcctctgatgcgcgcagagcaggaagagagtgacaggcGGTCAGACCAATAGGGTCCAACCGTGACCGGAAGTCAGAGCCATCGAGAGAGGCGGCGTCTAAAGGTAGACGGTATAATCGTAAAAAAACAAGTATCATGCGGTTATATCATCAACTCTTTACGACTGTCCTTTACAAAGCATTATGATAAACGGCGTTCCATCCCTTGTTTGGAACTATTGGCGTCTCCTAACCCGGAAGTTGGGCCCGCCATTTTCTTTTCACAGTGAACGTGTCGGGCTCTGTTTCCTGTACACCTCTGCTGGAAGAGTTTCCTGATGACCACAGTgaatacatctgtgtgtgtgtgtgcatgtgtgtgttaaaaacaaGTCATCTAGCAGTGACTCAAACACCAGCAggtctttatttattgacaCCCTGAACAACATTCTAAGATACAGTGAAGTCGTCACATCATCCTTCTACTCAAACATTCAGTCTGAAGACAGACACCTGATCTCGTCTGAGTGTAGGCGCCGGAGGCCCGATGACCCGATGACCTGATGTCAGCGCTGCTGCCTTCACATCCAGCAGAGACTCTGTGTTTTATCACGTATGTAAATGAATCTTTTTGAATTCTCTTCAACAGAGGATCCAGATGATGAGTGTGAAGAGATGAGAACAGTTCACCTGCTCCAGCATCGCTCTGCCAGACAACCAGGTGTGTGACTTTAATAATCTACTGTTACATGTTAGAGCTGGGATTTGCTGTGGTAATGGAGTCAGATTACTAACACACGTTACATCATAGAGGTGGACAGACTGAGGCGGGCGGTACAGACCGCCACGTGTGCCATCACGCTCTACATGTGAAAAACTCTAAACTAACAAATACATGTGAAAACCAGTCAAACCAGCTGAAGAACGGCAGCCTTTAAATGGTGTGTGtccaggaaggaggaggagtcagacaAAGCATCAGTGAGTTGTTGCAGGTCGTCATGGTAACCGCCAGTGCTGTGGGACCCTGCTGCAGATTCAGATCATCCTGCTGGAcgttacacacaaaaacacacagcagccacacacacacacacctgaaacacactgagggtgtgtgtgtgtgtgaggaggcggGGCTTCACTCGGCGATCTGCAGGGGCACAAACGGCTCGTCACACACTggtacacacagcagagacacagactgtCAGGGCGCCActcaccaccaccgccaccttGCTGCTCTGCTCGCGGGTTCGAATCCGCAGCTTGTTGACGGTCGTCTCGGCGATGTCGGCTCTCTCCTCGGCGTCGTCCAGCTCGTGCTGGAGTTTCCGGAAACGCACGGTGGTGCAGCCCACCTGGTCCTCCTGGTGGACGAAGAGAGGAACAGCACAGAGAGTCAGTCTGATGAGTTCTAATGACAGTAGGAGTAATAACTGCAGTGAGGACTCACGGCgctctcagcctgtctcttgTAGCTCTTCACTTTAGTCTGCAGCTTATCGATCAGCTCCTGCATCCTCAGCAGagtcttcctgtcctcctctgactgcacgcacacacacacacacagacacacacagcagatgaaaCACACAGAACTAGCAGAGCATGTGCAGCACGTGCAGACAGAACCAGCGGGGTCAGACCTGGTACGTCAGCTCTTTGACTCTCCGCTCGTAGCGTCGGACTCCTTTCTGATACTCCtcgctcctcctctgctccaccaTCAGCTCCGTCTGCAGCTCcctcacctgcacacacacacacacacacacactgaagcctgACGCCACGTTGTGTTTTTACTCAGCATGTTTCCTCCTCACTCACTCGTGTCTCCAGTTTATGAAGctgtttctttcctcctttcagAGCCATCTGCTCCGTCTCGTCCAGTTTGacctgcagctctgacacaaacaacaacaaacaggtaACTCTGAGTTCAACCAGCCAACATGTCCGATAACCACACCATGAAGGATAAGATGAGACAAAATATTTGTGTAGTCAGCATGTTAATGATCATATGTGATCAATGACTTTCACTCCATAAATAAAGGTCTATATCAATGTAGGTAATTACTTTTGGAAATCAACATGTCTATGTAATTGACAGATCAGAAAGTAATCATGAATCAATACAGTAAGCCCTGAATTGGTTCTGATTGGTTTCCATTAAAAGGTATTGATCATTAGTCTGCTGTCAATCATCATGCGACCTTCATACCTTTCACTGTGCCCTCCATGTTCTTCTTCATTCTCTCCAACATACTGCTGCAGTCCtgctccttcttcagctcctccgcCATCAGagctgcctgcacacacacacacacacacacacacacacacacacacacaccatgtcagACTGCAGATATGTTGTTGGTTGAGGTGTGGTCAGAGGTCGGAGGTCACTGACATCAGTGATGGCCTTCTTGGCTTTCTCCTCAGCGCTGCGGCTCTCCTGCAGCACCTCGTCCACCTCGCCTGTCAGCAGAGACAGATCCgcctccatcttcctcttctggctCACCAGACCCGTGTTCTGAAACATTCAGTCAAGCAATCAATCAACCGCCTAATCTGAAATCAATCATTCCAGTAATCTGCAGGTTGATTAATGAGCCAATAAGTCACTGAGCAGTCCATCGATATCAGCAGTCCATTGATCAGTCAAACAAGTCACTGTACCTGATCAATCAGTCTGAGGATTTGTCGATGCAGTGATTCAGTGATCAATAAACTGTGTTAGTACCTGCGTGGTGAGCAGGTTCACTCTCTCCGCCACCTCCACCAGCTCGTGTTCGGCCATCTTGCGTGCGCGGTCGGTCTGTTCCAGGATCCCgcgcagctcctcctcctctgccgtCACCAGCGAACAGCGCCGCTCCAGCAGGACCGCCTGTTCCTTCAGCTGATTGACCAGCTGGACTTtgtcctccagctccacctggtgTTCTTTAACCTGTGACAGGACAGTGACGTCTTtgtaccagcagggggcagacaAACTCCTGATAGCACCATCAGATGTGACCACAACACGGTTGAGGTGTCTGTCAGCATGATGGCGCCCCCACAGCAGAGTGTCGATCTGATCAGTGACCATACCTGTGTCTGCAGGTGTCTGATGACCCTCTGGCTCTCGGCCGCCTGCCTGTTGGCGTGTCCCAGCTGGACCTCCATCTCGTTCAGATCTgactccatcttcttcctcagaCGAACTGCTTCACTGCGACTGCGGACCTCTGCCTCCAAACTGGCCTGCATGGTCTCCAGGGCACGCTGGTGGTTCTGCCTGGTGGACAGAAAAACTATTACAGCACCAGCACTATGGCTAATCCTTAGCTtagcttctgattggctggtgtCTCCACCTCTGTCCCATCCACGAGTTGTTTATTGGTACCTGAGGTTGTCGATCTCCTCGTCCTTCTCGGCGATCTTGCGTTCGATCTCGCTTcttatctgctgcagctccatctGGAGTCTCAGTGTCTTACTCTCCTCATGCTCCAGGGAGCCCTGGTTGGAGGAGAGGGGGTGGGTGGAGCAGTTCAGTGGACAGCTCTGATATCTGCAGCTGGTGGGTTTCTTACCTCTGCTTCCTCTAGAGCAGCTCTGATGTCACTCTTCTCCACATCGAGGATCTTCTTGCTCCTCTCCAGCTCGTGGATGGCCTTCCCTCCATGGCTGATCTGCTCCGTCAGGTCCAGGATCTCCTCTGGAATCACACACAATCAAAAATGTTATTaatccctgctgtgtgtgtgaggtgagtgAAGACAGTGTGAGGATGATGACGGTACCCTGCAGGTTCTTGTTTTCTCGTTTGACCGTCTCCAGGTGATCCAGCGCCTCCTCGTAGGAGTTCTTCAGCTTGAAGAGCTCGGTGCTCAGACTGCGCGACTCTCTCTGTGACGCCTCCAGCTCCGTCTGACACTCATCAAATTTCAGCTTCCAGTCACTCAGCAGCtgcatccaacacacacacacacacacatgtttctgAGCTCCACCTCATTCTAAGCTGAGTGTAACGGCTGCTGCTGACCTTGTCGAAGCTGCGCTGCTTCTTGTCCAGAACCAGGACGGCAGCGTTGGAGCGCTCCAGCTCCACCACCAGGTCCTCGATCTCTGTCTGCAGACGCTGTTTGGTTTTATCCAGCGAGGAACATTTGGCCTGAGACGCCTCCACGGCttcctctgcagtctgcagtttAACAACCAGCTTCTTcctgcaaacaacaacaacaaaacaggacaAAACGTTCGGAAAAGGTTGTTGGTGTATGAGCAGAAATGTTTGACCTGACTACTACAGCATGCagtgatgatgttgatgttcTTACTTCGCCTCCTCGAGCTCTTCTATCCTCAGCACAGCCTCAGTCTCATACTTTGCTCTCCACTGAACCACCTGACCGTTGGCTTTGGACAGCGCCCTCTGCAGCTCGGCCttggcctcctgctcctcttccagctGCTCTTTGAGCAGACTGCAGTCATGGCGGGACGCCTGCACCGCGTGGGCCAGCGCCACGCGAGtctgaaacacagacatgagGGGGTGAAGCATTGTGTGGTGAGATGATGGCGAAACAGAGATTAAGAGGTGATGGTTActttgctctcctcctccagctgtttcttCAGGTCCTCCCAGTTCTGGCAGACCCCCGCCTTGGAGCGCTGCAGCTGACTGATCATAGTGTCGCGCTCCTCCAGACGGCGGCTGTACTCAGCTAAAAGAGAGCAACAACGGAAATTACATCCAAAGAAGACATGCATGTTTGGATGAGATTACCTtcacataaatatgtgtgtgtgtgtgtgtgtgtgtctgtaccgGTCTCAGTGAGTGATCGTGCTTTCTGTGCAGAGACCTCCGTcagctgtctctgcagctcaTCAACCCTGCTCCTGCTCTCATTCAGCTGGTCCTCATAAACCCTGCACATCTTCTCCACAgttgcctacacacacacacacacacacacacacacacacacacacacacacaccagtcactTTAAGGACACCTTGTGTATCAGTGTTTCCCACACTGCCTGCAGATCTTCTCATTCTTGTCAGACAAACTGTGCTGTAGTACCACCCCTGACCACCAGGACTCCTCCCCTCGGGTGTTTTTACCTTTGCCCTGGAGAGCTGCTCTACATTTGCAGCCAGGTCGTCGGCCTCTAGCCTGAACTCggccttctccttctccagcttctgtttggcccTCTGCAGATTGTCGATCTGCTCGCTGAGCTCTGCCACCGTGTCGGCGTGCTTCTTCCTCAGAGCTACAGCTGTTGCTTCGTGGTGAAGCCccgcctcctccagctcccgTCGCATCTTCTGGAAGTCGGCCTCCCGCTTCCTGTTTAACAGAAAGTGCAGTCTGTTGTTATTTGCTGTGATCGTTAACACTAACATTCAGGTGGGATCTAACTGAACCTGTTGAGGGCGATCTGGGCTGCTGAGGCACCTCccgcctcctccagcttctcgCCCAGGTCCTCCAGCTCTCTGGCGATGTCGTTCCTCTGACGTTCAGCTTTAGAGCGCCACGCTCGCTCTGCATCCAGCGCCTCCTCCAACTCCTCGATACGGGTCTGCAGGGGGAATCACAACCCACACTATAgcagcagtgaggaagaggaagatgatgacTCTGCCTCTGCACTAACCTGAAGCTCTTTGATCTTCTTCTGGAGCTGAGCGACCAGATTCTGCTCATCCTCCATCTTGGACTGAAACTGACCCAACTCAAAGTCTTTTCTGCAGAGAGACAGTGAAAGAGTGAGGACAAATCTTTCAGGCAAACCGTTAAAAGATGTTTGTCTTACTTCTTCAGCCtctcttccagctcctccttcTGGTTCTCCAGGTCCCTCACTGAGTCCATGGACAGCTTCAGATCCCCCTCCAGCTTTCGTTTGGTTCGTTCCAGATCAAGTCGCAccttcttctcctgctccaGGGAGCACTCCACCtgcaggaaggagagaggacacCCTCTCAGCACTGGGACGTCTCGTAAGCAGATCAGATCTTTGGTCAGATCGCAGCTTCCTTACGTTGTCCACTTGCTGCTCCAGTCGAGCCTTCGCCTTCGCCAACATGTTGACCTTGTCCTCTTGTGCCCGGAGGTCGTTGAGCGCTTGCTGGTGAGCTTCCTGCAGGGCGGACTTTTCTCTGGTCAGAGATGCTATGGATTCATCCAGAACACACATCTCCTGTGACAGGTTCTTCACCTGGACGGACAGACGgggtgtgttattgtgtgtgtgtgaaggaagcAGCGTCACACAGGTTAACACACCTTGTTCTCCACcccgtgtctctctctctctactttaGCCAGCGTCATCTCCAGGTCGTCCACGTCTCTCTTCAGTGacaccacctcttcctccagctGACGCTTCTTGGACGTCAGCGTGACAGtcacctcctcctcgtcctccagGCGCTCCTGCATCTCCTTCAGCTTTGACTCCATCCCAATTTTAGACTGGATCAGCTGGTTACACCGGTCCTCTGCATCCGTCAGGTTGTCCTGCTCCTGGATGATCAGAAATGGAAAAACATTCTTCATATTTGCTGCCAGACAGAGAACAAAATGTGGCACTCCTTTTATTTACAGCTTGTAGCTGCAGAGCCAGATCATTTTTCTCCTGGACTAAAGCCACCTGCCGCTCCTCTGCTTCCCGCCGCTTCACCTCGGACCTAAAAGAtcaaggtaaaataaaaatctttaaaaactgTTTAATCTTTAATCAGTTCTCAGATGAATGAACTGACTTGTCAAAAGCCTGCTTCAATTTGGAGAAATCTTCATTCAGAGCAGCCAGCTCCTTCTCCACCTGCGCACTTCTGAGCAGGGGGCGGAGCTTATAAAACAGCATCATCCACGGCCACGTCCTCACCGAGAAGAAGGCTCTCAGATTGAACTGGATCACCATCACAGCATCCCTGGAAGAGGAAGAAGTAAAAACCACAGCAACACTTTTTAGACTGACGGAACTATCCTGGACCATAACTTATCTGATGGTTGTCATAGCAACCTCTGCAGCATCATCTTTTGTCGCTCCATCCTCATCAGCTTTCCTCTGCACATGGCCTGGACGATGGTGAGGATCTGAGACAGACGGCTGTCCCTCATGTCCTCCAGCTGGCCTAACAGACCCGCCTTAAAGaacacctgaggaggaggatagttttaaaaacacaatatgtAGTATTTTTATTGTGGTGGTTAATTCAATCATGCTAACATGAGGATGCTCGTGTGAAAATGAGCAACCAGATACTGCAGTTTACTAaacagccacaggtgtcactataaGCGTCTCATGGTTAAAACCTTTAATGTAGCTGTTCTACCTTTGTGTGACCAAACTTGTACTGTGTGTGGTCGATATCCAGGGAGCCCAGCAGCTTCTCCACGGCCTTCCTGCTGTCCACAAACGAGTCCTCGGGAATCGCAGAAGGATTCAGGATGCGATAGCTGGAAAGAGACGAGCATGTGGTGAAGTGCAGCAGTGGGTCTGAAGGCCACAACAAAGCTGCCGGGTGAAGTGAACTCGTGCTCACCGCTGTTTGAACTCTGCATACAGGATACGGTTGGGAAAGCCCTTCCTGCAAATCCTGATGCCCTCGAGGACCCCGTTACACCTCAGCTGGTGGAGGACCAAGAAGGGATCCATCACACCTGGAGACAGCACCAAGAGTAGATCCTGCAGTCTTACAAACACCTGTGCCAGTGAACTTTAGATGATGATTTGACAGGCCTGTTGGCCTCCTGGTTGTACCTGGATTCTTGCTCTCGTTGGGGATTATGCAGCGGACAAAGTGAGGCTGAGTGCTGCGCAGGTTCGCCATCAGCTTATTAAGATTttcctgtaaacaaacaagaagGTGTGACTGTGGGTAAGTCCTGTGGGTGAACCATCCATGGTGTCACCTGTTGGTTTCCTGCCTTTAAGATAAGCAGACTCCCGAGGGACTACAGAGGCAGCAGGATGTCCTTGTGTGTGGGAGGATGCGTCTTCCAGTCTAACTCACCTTGTGCAGCTGAGAGACTGTCTGGAAAGAAGCtgctttcctcttcctctgtctgttttcagATTTTGGGTCTCCAGCTAGAACAACATGATAACTGTAAATATGATCACAGCTCATTAAGGGCTTCCATTCATTTGTTTAGTTACCCATCTCAGAGCTGATGTAGTTCTCAAACAGTCCAGCCATCAGTTTGTTGGAGGATTTCTGGAACAGAGTGACCACCGTCTCATTCAGAGGATCTCTGTTCTTGTCCAGCCAGCCAGTGATGTTGTACGGTACCTGCAGCACCCAGCACAAAACTCATTATAAAGAACAAACAATTAGGTTTTAACTCTTTAAGCTCTTTAAGGCTCTCTTTGTGACTATTCGTGTCATTTCTGTTATGGCCTCCAGAACAGAGGTTGCGTTGTGGTTGTTAGCAGCCTCTGTATCATCCAGAGGTTCCCTACTCATACTCCCACCCCCCCCACTGAAGTGAGCTGAGCTTATCATGTTAGACACAGTCTCATCCAACAAACTCTAACATGATGACGGAGCAGAGTCTGATACCCACCACTCCAGCATAGTGGAACAGCTCAAAG is part of the Parambassis ranga chromosome 7, fParRan2.1, whole genome shotgun sequence genome and harbors:
- the LOC114439054 gene encoding myosin-7B-like, whose amino-acid sequence is MSRFLDMTEFGEAAHFLRLTNLEQLAAKAQAFDGTKRVWMPDDTEAYIEVEVRELNGDKSTVETKDGRFLIVKEDDLQLMNPPKFDMMEDMAMLTHLNEASVLFNLRRRYSMWMIYTYSGLFCVTVNPYKWLPVYSPEVITAYKGRRRTDTPPHIYAIADNAYSDLLQNRENQSMLITGESGAGKTVNTKRVIQYFAIVAALGENVKKGGSLEDQIIEANPAMEAFGNAKTIRNDNSSRFGKFIRIHFGPTGKLASADIDIYLLEKSRVVFQQPGERSYHIYYQIMSNQKPELPDMLLVTTNPYDYHFCSQGVTTVEGINDGEELKMTDHAMDTLGFTPEEKYGCYKIVGAIMHFGNMKFKKKQREEQAEADGTESVDKAAYLMGISSADLLKGLLNPRVKVGNEFIVKGQTVEQVNYAVAALAKATYDRMFKWLVSRINLSLYTALPRQSFIGVLDIAGFEIFEFNNFEQLCINFTNEKLQQYFNHHMFILEQEEYKTEGIEWTFIDFGLDLQACIDLIEKPMGILSIMEEECMFPKATDHSFKTKLYDNHLGKSPNFQRPRPDKKRKYETHFELFHYAGVVPYNITGWLDKNRDPLNETVVTLFQKSSNKLMAGLFENYISSEMAGDPKSENRQRKRKAASFQTVSQLHKENLNKLMANLRSTQPHFVRCIIPNESKNPGVMDPFLVLHQLRCNGVLEGIRICRKGFPNRILYAEFKQRYRILNPSAIPEDSFVDSRKAVEKLLGSLDIDHTQYKFGHTKVFFKAGLLGQLEDMRDSRLSQILTIVQAMCRGKLMRMERQKMMLQRDAVMVIQFNLRAFFSVRTWPWMMLFYKLRPLLRSAQVEKELAALNEDFSKLKQAFDKSEVKRREAEERQVALVQEKNDLALQLQAEQDNLTDAEDRCNQLIQSKIGMESKLKEMQERLEDEEEVTVTLTSKKRQLEEEVVSLKRDVDDLEMTLAKVERERHGVENKVKNLSQEMCVLDESIASLTREKSALQEAHQQALNDLRAQEDKVNMLAKAKARLEQQVDNVECSLEQEKKVRLDLERTKRKLEGDLKLSMDSVRDLENQKEELEERLKKKDFELGQFQSKMEDEQNLVAQLQKKIKELQTRIEELEEALDAERAWRSKAERQRNDIARELEDLGEKLEEAGGASAAQIALNRKREADFQKMRRELEEAGLHHEATAVALRKKHADTVAELSEQIDNLQRAKQKLEKEKAEFRLEADDLAANVEQLSRAKATVEKMCRVYEDQLNESRSRVDELQRQLTEVSAQKARSLTETAEYSRRLEERDTMISQLQRSKAGVCQNWEDLKKQLEEESKTRVALAHAVQASRHDCSLLKEQLEEEQEAKAELQRALSKANGQVVQWRAKYETEAVLRIEELEEAKKKLVVKLQTAEEAVEASQAKCSSLDKTKQRLQTEIEDLVVELERSNAAVLVLDKKQRSFDKLLSDWKLKFDECQTELEASQRESRSLSTELFKLKNSYEEALDHLETVKRENKNLQEEILDLTEQISHGGKAIHELERSKKILDVEKSDIRAALEEAEGSLEHEESKTLRLQMELQQIRSEIERKIAEKDEEIDNLRQNHQRALETMQASLEAEVRSRSEAVRLRKKMESDLNEMEVQLGHANRQAAESQRVIRHLQTQVKEHQVELEDKVQLVNQLKEQAVLLERRCSLVTAEEEELRGILEQTDRARKMAEHELVEVAERVNLLTTQNTGLVSQKRKMEADLSLLTGEVDEVLQESRSAEEKAKKAITDAALMAEELKKEQDCSSMLERMKKNMEGTVKELQVKLDETEQMALKGGKKQLHKLETRVRELQTELMVEQRRSEEYQKGVRRYERRVKELTYQSEEDRKTLLRMQELIDKLQTKVKSYKRQAESAEDQVGCTTVRFRKLQHELDDAEERADIAETTVNKLRIRTREQSSKVAVVIAE